A genomic stretch from Meriones unguiculatus strain TT.TT164.6M chromosome 15, Bangor_MerUng_6.1, whole genome shotgun sequence includes:
- the Slc19a3 gene encoding thiamine transporter 2, whose translation MNCFRSPPSNSWVYPTVILCLYGFFSMFRPSESFLIPFLSEPSKNLTTTEIANEVLPVWTYSYLATLPPVFVLTDYLRYKPVIVLYVVAFAVSYLFLLFGRGVVLMQVAEFFFGIVSATEIAYFAYIYSMVSPEHYQKVSSYCRSVTLVAYTAGSVLAQLLVSLANVPYSYLFFISLACASVAFFFSLFLPMPKKSMFFHTKSDREACQKPLEQGTVLEEAQNHERAHPELFANSRNPGDRELSNSAQEKTALRLFVHWLQDLKECYSSKHLVYWSLWWAFATAGYNQVLNYVQVLWEHKAPSQDASIYNGAVEAAATFGGALASFSVGYVKVNWDLLGELGLAVFSAVIAGALFLMNYTLSIWVCYAGYLLVKSSYSFLITIAVFQIAVNLSLERYALVFGIDTFISLVIQTIITVIVVDQRGLNLPITTQFLVYGSYFAVIAGVFLMRSAYILFSAKSRKEVQSLAATQSLNEPHPQEPRDVSTKF comes from the exons ATGAATTGTTTCAGATCTCCTCCAAGCAACTCTTGGGTTTATCCCACTGTGATACTCTGCTTGTATGGATTTTTCTCCATGTTCCGGCCCTCAGAGTCATTCTTAATCCCATTTTTGTCTGAACCCAGTAAGAATCTTACCACCACTGAG ATAGCAAATGAGGTCCTCCCCGTCTGGACGTACTCATACCTGGCAACTCTGCCTCCCGTGTTTGTCCTCACCGACTACCTGCGCTACAAACCAGTCATCGTGCTGTATGTTGTGGCCTTCGCTGTTAGCTACCTGTTTCTCTTGTTCGGCCGAGGTGTGGTGCTCATGCAGGTGGCTGAGTTCTTTTTTGGGATTGTCTCAGCCACGGAGATAGCCTACTTTGCCTACATCTACAGCATGGTCAGCCCAGAGCACTATCAGAAGGTGAGCAGCTACTGTCGGAGCGTCACACTAGTGGCCTACACAGCAGGCTCGGTGCTAGCCCAGCTCCTGGTATCGCTGGCGAACGTGCCATACTCTTACCTCTTTTTCATATCCCTGGCCTGTGCCtctgtggctttctttttctcactttttctaCCAATGCCTAAGAAGAGCATGTTTTTCCACACAAAGTCTGACAGAGAAGCCTGTCAGAAGCCGCTAGAGCAAGGCACTGTCCTCGAGGAAGCTCAGAACCACGAGAGAGCTCACCCAGAATTGTTTGCCAATTCAAGGAATCCAGGGGACAGAGAGCTGAGCAATTCAGCACAAGAGAAAACGGCTTTGAGACTCTTTGTGCATTGGCTTCAAGATCTGAAGGAGTGCTACTCCTCAAAGCACCTCGTTTACTGGTCCCTGTGGTGGGCTTTTGCCACAGCAGGTTATAACCAAGTCTTGAACTATGTCCAAGTCCTTTGGGAACACAAAGCACCCTCCCAAGATGCCTCTATCTACAATGGAGCAGTAGAGGCCGCTGCAACATTTGGAG GAGCTTTGGCTTCGTTCTCAGTGGGCTATGTGAAGGTCAACTGGGATCTCCTGGGAGAGCTGGGGCTGGCTGTCTTCTCGGCTGTCATCGCAGGCGCTCTGTTCCTCATGAATTACACACTCAGCATCTGGGTGTGCTATGCTGGCTATTTACTGGTCAAGTCCAGCTACTCGTTTCTTATAACCATAGCAGT CTTTCAGATTGCAGTTAACCTGAGCTTAGAACGTTATGCCCTGGTGTTCGGCATAGACACCTTTATTTCCTTGGTGATTCAGACCATCATTACTGTGATTGTGGTAGATCAAAGAGGGCTCAACTTGCCAATCACCACTCAG ttTTTAGTTTATGGGAGTTACTTCGCGGTCATTGCTGGGGTCTTCCTCATGAGAAGCGCATATATTCTCTTCTCAGCCAAGAGCCGAAAGGAAGTACAGAGCCTTGCTGCTACTCAGAGTCTTAATGAGCCACACCCGCAGGAGCCCAGAGATGTATCAACAAAATTCTAA